The Natronoglycomyces albus genome has a segment encoding these proteins:
- a CDS encoding DUF350 domain-containing protein, with the protein MELLFQEVVAAASYSLVGLALMAVGYIVIDILTPGKLRTLIWEERNRNASLLLTSNILGLGLIVVGAIWASHGDLVRGLIATAIFGLIGIAAMTLSFVVLDLLTPGKLGEIVTCPDHHPAVWVNCGMHVAVGGMVAMALS; encoded by the coding sequence ATGGAACTGCTTTTCCAAGAGGTCGTGGCCGCCGCCTCCTATAGTCTCGTCGGTCTGGCGCTCATGGCTGTCGGATACATAGTGATCGACATTCTCACGCCGGGAAAACTGCGCACGTTGATCTGGGAGGAACGTAACCGGAATGCTTCCTTGCTGCTGACGTCAAACATTCTCGGACTCGGTCTCATCGTCGTCGGTGCGATTTGGGCCTCGCACGGTGATTTGGTGCGTGGGCTCATCGCCACGGCAATATTTGGTCTCATCGGGATTGCCGCGATGACATTGTCGTTTGTGGTGTTGGACTTGTTGACCCCTGGAAAGCTTGGGGAGATCGTGACCTGCCCGGATCACCACCCGGCCGTGTGGGTCAACTGTGGGATGCACGTAGCAGTGGGCGGCATGGTCGCGATGGCACTGTCATGA
- a CDS encoding DUF2617 family protein: MIAALKVPFVDVSARSLSFATDAPDIPILNELSVKTGNLSLSLRLLGASHQAVVTCPDGTLSETVAYRDDVDPYLPASHTQVCGEWVHQFSSLTETVPWSQLRDRAHAQHSEAKYNPDLLVGVFGAEREALTALEITARDPLGWRTVHTYPQYGQIVTTHSVVRRRDQSSPARRLLPNRFPCTAPDHGNYLLTLILWSPDSSLDDSMQTKDVKVLVIIVVIVVGFIATAVACVNLGNDDPVDFIESTYTRSAHLDEDSGRAYTTDLTPAQVRSEIGGAVSPVDARTDAGNHYLQYAKYIIAVTATATGTKILIDDYRRGHQRHSVIITGWGWSSSPPSGFRGGGPGSGK, from the coding sequence GTGATAGCCGCGCTCAAAGTCCCGTTTGTGGATGTGTCCGCGCGCAGCCTTTCCTTCGCGACCGACGCCCCCGATATCCCAATTCTCAATGAGCTTTCGGTGAAAACTGGAAACCTGAGTTTGTCGCTGCGTCTCTTGGGAGCAAGCCACCAAGCCGTTGTCACCTGCCCGGACGGAACGTTGTCCGAGACGGTCGCCTACCGTGACGATGTGGATCCGTATCTGCCTGCCAGTCATACCCAGGTGTGTGGAGAATGGGTACACCAGTTCAGCAGTCTCACTGAGACGGTTCCCTGGTCTCAGCTACGCGATCGTGCCCACGCCCAGCACTCTGAGGCCAAATACAACCCCGACTTGTTGGTCGGTGTCTTTGGAGCCGAACGTGAGGCGCTGACCGCACTGGAAATCACCGCCCGCGACCCATTGGGCTGGAGAACTGTCCATACCTATCCTCAATACGGGCAGATCGTGACCACCCACAGCGTCGTACGGCGCCGAGACCAATCGAGCCCTGCCCGCCGCCTATTACCGAACCGATTCCCCTGCACCGCCCCAGACCACGGGAATTACTTGCTCACGTTAATCCTGTGGTCGCCCGATTCCAGTCTGGACGACAGTATGCAAACCAAAGACGTCAAAGTACTTGTCATCATTGTGGTTATCGTGGTTGGTTTCATTGCTACCGCTGTCGCCTGCGTCAACCTCGGTAACGATGACCCGGTTGACTTCATCGAGTCGACGTACACGCGATCCGCGCACCTCGATGAGGACTCTGGGCGCGCCTACACCACGGATCTGACGCCTGCCCAGGTGCGGTCTGAGATCGGGGGCGCTGTTAGCCCAGTGGACGCCCGAACCGATGCTGGCAACCACTATTTGCAATATGCGAAGTACATTATCGCCGTTACCGCCACTGCTACGGGTACGAAGATTCTCATTGACGACTATCGCCGCGGTCACCAACGTCACTCGGTCATCATCACCGGCTGGGGGTGGAGTTCGTCGCCTCCGTCGGGCTTTCGCGGTGGCGGTCCCGGAAGTGGAAAGTAA
- a CDS encoding DNA-3-methyladenine glycosylase I: MQGDTVVGADGVARCPWGSEPEIYRQYHDFEWGRAVAGDDALFERISLEAFQSGLSWITILRKRENFRAAFDKFRIESVAAYTDRDVERLLADEGIVRNRAKILATIANARAILELDGSLEDLLWSFQPQPRRRPRWLSDVPASTPESKALSKDLKKRGFSFVGPTTAYAMMQAIGMVDDHLQGCHRAG; this comes from the coding sequence ATGCAAGGTGACACGGTGGTTGGAGCCGACGGTGTGGCCCGCTGCCCATGGGGTAGCGAGCCGGAGATATATCGCCAGTACCACGATTTCGAATGGGGGCGGGCGGTCGCGGGAGATGACGCGTTGTTTGAACGCATCAGCCTCGAGGCTTTCCAGTCGGGGCTCTCCTGGATCACGATTCTGCGTAAGCGGGAGAATTTCCGTGCGGCCTTTGACAAGTTTCGTATCGAGTCGGTGGCAGCCTATACAGACCGCGATGTCGAACGGCTCCTCGCTGACGAGGGCATTGTTCGCAACCGAGCGAAAATACTGGCGACTATCGCCAACGCGCGGGCGATTTTGGAGCTCGATGGCTCGCTTGAGGACCTGTTGTGGTCGTTCCAACCCCAGCCCCGTCGGCGACCTCGGTGGTTGAGTGACGTCCCGGCGTCGACGCCGGAGTCAAAGGCTTTGTCCAAGGACCTCAAGAAAAGGGGGTTCTCGTTTGTCGGGCCCACGACTGCCTACGCGATGATGCAGGCGATCGGGATGGTCGACGATCACTTGCAGGGTTGTCACCGTGCTGGGTGA
- a CDS encoding DUF885 domain-containing protein produces MSAHSALSDIAQQYFDQKVAANPFFASAFGVPGFDHLVPDPSQAADHDRLLDLANTAQRLDDINAEHLVGQDRITYSMLRRLITDETDMLKASLRDVGLTASFSGVTTGIFSQVPNIALQTAQRSNDYLRRLSGLEHFLDAHLRRYLDAKENGRHQTRQGVETTIAQIEDYLATSIEEDTFLRPEPAGVDVLKWRHEATHIIESKIRPALRKWKEAIRDELLPNARGDDQVGVCHVPGGDEGYRAAVRQFTTTDLTPEEIHQTGLDIIAQLQDEFSEVGKRALGIDNPAEVMERLRTDTSLRYTSAEEIVADATKALREAEAAVPQWFLPYDIAPCEVREVPASIAKGSTLGYYSPPSQDGSRPGTYWINTYAPETRTKFEYEALSFHESVPGHHFQFALGQVLNDLPSFRRTSYVTAFGEGWGLYTERLSDEMGLYSSDLSRLGMLSFDAWRACRLVVDTGMHAFGWSRQKAIDYMTNNSALSDVNIANEVDRYIAWPGQALAYMIGRQHIVKLRQRAQDALGEKFDIRHFHDRILTSGSVPLATMTQIVEEWIDTETS; encoded by the coding sequence ATGAGCGCACACTCCGCACTCTCCGACATCGCGCAGCAGTACTTCGACCAGAAGGTTGCCGCCAATCCCTTTTTTGCCTCGGCCTTCGGAGTTCCTGGGTTTGACCACCTGGTTCCCGACCCCAGTCAAGCCGCCGACCACGATCGACTCCTTGACCTGGCCAATACGGCCCAGCGGTTGGACGACATCAACGCCGAGCATTTGGTGGGACAAGACCGTATCACCTATTCGATGCTGCGTCGCCTCATCACCGATGAGACCGACATGCTGAAGGCGTCCCTACGTGATGTGGGCCTGACCGCGTCGTTCTCCGGGGTGACAACCGGGATCTTCTCTCAAGTTCCCAATATCGCCCTGCAAACGGCGCAGCGCAGCAACGACTACCTACGGCGACTATCGGGCTTGGAGCATTTCCTCGATGCGCACCTACGGCGCTACCTCGACGCCAAGGAAAACGGTCGCCACCAAACTAGGCAAGGCGTGGAGACCACCATCGCCCAAATCGAGGACTACCTCGCCACGAGCATAGAGGAGGACACGTTCCTCAGGCCGGAACCAGCAGGGGTCGATGTCCTAAAGTGGCGCCACGAAGCCACTCACATCATCGAGTCGAAGATCCGCCCCGCCCTGCGCAAGTGGAAGGAAGCAATCCGCGACGAGCTGCTCCCCAACGCTCGCGGCGATGACCAAGTCGGCGTCTGTCACGTGCCCGGTGGAGACGAAGGATACCGGGCCGCAGTACGCCAGTTCACCACCACGGACCTGACACCTGAGGAAATCCACCAAACCGGCCTCGACATCATCGCCCAGCTGCAAGATGAGTTTTCCGAAGTCGGGAAAAGGGCACTTGGCATTGACAACCCCGCCGAGGTCATGGAACGACTTCGTACCGACACATCGTTGCGATACACCTCGGCCGAGGAAATAGTCGCCGATGCCACCAAGGCACTGCGCGAAGCCGAGGCGGCAGTACCTCAATGGTTCTTGCCCTATGACATTGCGCCGTGCGAGGTGCGAGAAGTGCCAGCCTCCATCGCCAAGGGCTCAACATTGGGCTACTACTCTCCCCCCTCCCAAGATGGCTCGCGACCTGGAACCTACTGGATCAACACATACGCGCCCGAAACTCGAACAAAATTCGAGTACGAGGCATTGTCGTTCCATGAGAGCGTGCCGGGGCATCACTTCCAGTTCGCCCTTGGCCAAGTACTCAACGACCTACCGAGTTTCCGGCGTACGTCGTACGTGACAGCGTTCGGCGAAGGCTGGGGCCTGTACACCGAGCGGCTCAGCGACGAAATGGGCCTGTACTCATCAGATCTTTCGCGTCTGGGCATGTTGTCATTTGACGCCTGGAGGGCGTGTCGGCTCGTCGTGGACACCGGTATGCACGCCTTTGGTTGGTCACGCCAAAAGGCGATCGACTACATGACGAACAACTCGGCATTGTCGGACGTCAACATCGCCAACGAGGTAGACCGATATATCGCCTGGCCGGGACAAGCGCTGGCCTACATGATCGGGCGGCAACACATCGTGAAGCTGCGCCAGCGCGCGCAGGATGCCTTGGGCGAGAAATTCGATATTCGCCACTTCCACGACCGGATCCTCACCAGCGGTTCGGTGCCGTTGGCGACAATGACACAGATCGTGGAGGAATGGATCGACACCGAGACCAGTTGA
- a CDS encoding potassium channel family protein, producing MLGEAVTWMLTKFQRWETRLVVTIFTALLVMMTVHTVVFHYLMSLEGRSYSWVSGFYWTVSTMSTLGFGDITFVSDLGRIYSIFVVFTGALFIFILLPFVVVRLIIAPWLRQQEDARAPRRAPGDMRGHIVLTSLDSISQALIARARRAQVPYVVIVDQPKTAIAMGHIGYKTMVGPLDSPRTYVRAGIERAAMVTATLPDTTNTNIAFTVREIDQNVVISVTADREASVDVLGLAGSTQVIQLASYLGSAMAHRVLGTSGRTHVLGQYGATIIAEAGVIGTELVGRQLGDIAAESYCGIRILAVIEHGQLEAPLPNTVITDHSSLILAGTDSQLHAYEKAYAVPHKVEQPVIIVGGGRVGRAAARTLADLGVPHVVIERQEGRVPASTPMVLGDAAEISVLNEAGFDEASAVLVTTHEDDMNVYLALYCRRLRSDVQIVARAVDESNVSTLRRAGADGVLSYAAIGATAMWNALNIGRRIVVVEGIELFEVPVTPHLIGQRLHDLDIFHETGCYIVAAMSTGGDFLDADSVISAQNTASVLVMGNRHDELKFRKRYVKQRAHRSPRRP from the coding sequence GTGCTGGGGGAGGCTGTCACCTGGATGTTGACGAAGTTCCAGCGTTGGGAGACGCGACTGGTCGTCACCATCTTCACTGCCTTGCTTGTCATGATGACGGTTCACACCGTTGTCTTCCACTATTTGATGAGTCTTGAGGGACGTTCGTACAGCTGGGTCAGCGGCTTCTACTGGACCGTGTCAACGATGTCGACTTTGGGTTTCGGGGACATCACGTTTGTATCGGACCTGGGACGCATCTATTCGATCTTCGTAGTCTTCACCGGAGCATTGTTCATTTTCATCCTGCTTCCCTTTGTGGTCGTACGGCTGATCATCGCTCCTTGGCTACGGCAGCAAGAGGACGCGCGAGCTCCGCGTCGAGCTCCGGGCGACATGCGCGGTCACATCGTCTTGACCTCTCTTGACTCCATCAGTCAGGCCCTTATTGCCCGTGCGCGGCGAGCACAAGTGCCATATGTGGTCATCGTGGACCAGCCAAAGACCGCGATCGCGATGGGACACATTGGATACAAGACGATGGTGGGGCCTCTTGACTCGCCACGGACCTATGTTCGCGCCGGGATCGAACGCGCCGCGATGGTGACTGCGACGCTTCCTGACACGACCAATACCAATATCGCCTTCACGGTGCGTGAGATTGACCAGAATGTTGTCATCTCGGTGACAGCCGATCGGGAGGCGTCCGTCGATGTGCTTGGGTTGGCTGGTAGCACTCAGGTCATCCAACTGGCAAGCTATCTGGGTAGCGCGATGGCGCATCGAGTGCTGGGCACATCGGGGCGTACCCATGTGCTCGGACAATATGGAGCCACCATTATCGCTGAAGCTGGGGTTATCGGCACCGAGCTGGTGGGGCGCCAGCTGGGCGATATCGCGGCCGAATCATATTGCGGTATCCGCATACTGGCGGTGATCGAACACGGTCAGCTGGAGGCTCCACTTCCAAACACGGTCATCACCGACCATTCGTCGCTGATTCTGGCCGGTACTGACAGCCAACTCCACGCCTATGAGAAAGCCTATGCCGTCCCGCATAAGGTCGAGCAGCCTGTCATCATCGTCGGTGGCGGCCGGGTGGGGCGGGCGGCGGCACGGACTTTGGCGGACCTGGGCGTTCCACACGTGGTGATTGAGCGTCAGGAGGGCCGGGTGCCCGCTTCTACTCCGATGGTATTGGGAGACGCGGCGGAAATAAGTGTCCTCAACGAGGCGGGATTCGATGAGGCCTCGGCCGTCCTGGTCACCACCCATGAGGACGACATGAATGTTTACCTCGCGCTGTATTGTCGACGGCTTCGCTCTGATGTTCAAATCGTGGCTCGGGCCGTGGACGAGTCGAACGTGTCCACGTTGCGTCGAGCTGGGGCCGATGGCGTTTTGTCCTATGCGGCGATCGGCGCGACCGCGATGTGGAACGCGCTCAATATAGGTCGGCGGATCGTCGTGGTGGAAGGTATTGAGTTGTTTGAGGTGCCGGTGACTCCACACCTTATCGGGCAACGTCTCCACGACCTTGACATCTTCCACGAGACTGGCTGCTATATCGTGGCCGCGATGAGCACCGGCGGAGATTTTCTTGACGCCGACAGTGTGATTAGCGCCCAGAACACCGCTTCAGTCCTGGTCATGGGAAACCGGCACGATGAGTTGAAGTTCCGAAAGCGCTATGTCAAGCAGCGAGCCCATCGATCTCCGCGCCGCCCCTGA
- a CDS encoding trypsin-like serine peptidase, translating into MRTKRTIAITSAALLAVTLASASASADLAEVEKDLDSLSPYTAVSDDGTIVEADEMQALAESIGSTEMVRSSAPDPDAKLSGVDFRSPYEHTHLGPAVALPDEYNVDSIIGSDDRVRVSPATSFPASATVNITRNGGNYCTGWLIGPDTVITAGHCLHSGGPNGSWYPRNQYLAWPGRDGGSTPYGSCSFTSFHSVVGWTQNGNSSYDYGAGKLNCNVGNATGTYGFRWQTASYNGTTSYNRGYPGDKPTGQQWMSTDQIRHSHDLQLFYRNDTVGGHSGGPIYLINSTCGVCGISVHAYGIWQGQPTPWGNHNYGPRITQGAFNNFITWRNA; encoded by the coding sequence ATGCGCACAAAACGAACCATCGCGATTACCTCGGCGGCACTACTAGCCGTCACTCTCGCGTCGGCTAGCGCCTCAGCAGATCTGGCCGAAGTCGAGAAGGATCTCGACTCGCTCAGTCCGTACACAGCCGTCTCCGACGATGGAACTATCGTCGAAGCCGATGAGATGCAGGCTCTAGCGGAATCAATCGGCAGCACCGAAATGGTCCGGTCCTCGGCCCCAGACCCCGACGCAAAGCTCTCCGGAGTCGACTTCCGTTCCCCATACGAACACACTCACCTAGGCCCCGCCGTGGCCCTTCCCGATGAATACAACGTCGATAGCATTATCGGCTCGGATGATCGCGTACGTGTCTCACCGGCCACGTCATTTCCGGCTAGTGCGACCGTCAACATCACCCGCAACGGAGGCAACTATTGCACGGGCTGGCTGATCGGCCCTGACACGGTGATCACCGCCGGGCACTGCCTGCACTCCGGCGGCCCCAACGGCAGCTGGTACCCACGCAATCAGTATCTAGCGTGGCCCGGCCGTGACGGGGGCAGCACTCCATACGGGTCGTGCTCCTTCACCAGCTTCCACTCAGTGGTCGGCTGGACCCAGAACGGCAACTCATCCTATGACTACGGGGCCGGAAAACTAAACTGCAATGTCGGAAACGCCACTGGAACGTATGGCTTCCGTTGGCAGACCGCGTCCTACAACGGCACCACCAGCTATAACCGGGGATACCCGGGTGACAAGCCGACCGGTCAACAGTGGATGAGCACCGACCAGATCCGTCACAGCCACGATTTGCAGCTTTTCTACCGTAACGACACCGTGGGTGGACACAGCGGCGGACCAATCTATCTCATCAACAGCACCTGCGGAGTCTGCGGAATTTCCGTGCACGCCTACGGCATCTGGCAGGGACAACCCACACCGTGGGGCAACCACAATTACGGTCCACGCATCACACAAGGAGCTTTCAATAACTTCATCACTTGGCGCAACGCCTAA
- a CDS encoding polyamine aminopropyltransferase, which translates to MTTSASETDSPPPTALQRLRRTGLLATVFVCAACGLVYELALITLGSYLVGNTASQAAIVLSVMVFAMGIGALMAKPLQSRPAVSFAVIELLLAFLGGTSVLILYAAFAWLHLYTVALVVVAFLIGLLVGAEIPLLMELLQRIRKQSAGSATADLFAADYIGGLLGGLAFPFLLLPMFGQIRGALLVGAINAIAGLVLVFTVFHADLRKLLKIGLGFAAITVTIVLTFAYVHTERFEAAARQALYAHPIVYSEHTAYQQIVVTESISPFGERDLRLFLNGDLQFSSVDEYRYHEALVHPAMDGPRDHVLVLGGGDGLGVREVLRYEDVESVTVVDLDPAVTALASTFAPLVALNEDSLSDPRVTVINEDAFNWLRDNPQRFDVIIADLPDPDQTSTAKLYSVEFYGLARQLLEPEGRISIQSGSPYFAPDSFWTIHATVVEADFAPKPYWVSVPSFGDWGFLLANLSGEAPELSLDETSLRDPLQSLTAQSLHAAAVFPPDRDFREREPSTLMNPHILQHAQREWRSY; encoded by the coding sequence ATGACCACTAGTGCCTCAGAAACCGATTCACCGCCGCCGACAGCTTTGCAGCGCCTTCGGCGCACGGGGCTGTTGGCGACGGTGTTTGTCTGCGCGGCTTGTGGGCTGGTCTACGAACTGGCACTGATAACCCTCGGCTCCTACCTGGTCGGCAATACCGCCTCTCAGGCCGCGATCGTCTTGAGCGTCATGGTGTTCGCTATGGGCATCGGGGCTCTCATGGCGAAACCGCTGCAAAGTCGACCTGCGGTTTCCTTTGCTGTGATCGAGCTGCTATTGGCATTCCTCGGTGGTACGAGCGTGCTGATCCTGTATGCGGCCTTCGCATGGCTCCACTTGTACACAGTGGCGTTGGTGGTGGTGGCATTCTTGATTGGACTGTTGGTGGGGGCGGAGATCCCACTGCTCATGGAGTTGTTGCAGCGCATTCGCAAACAGTCGGCCGGTTCGGCGACCGCCGACCTCTTTGCGGCGGACTACATCGGCGGTCTCCTTGGGGGTTTGGCTTTTCCGTTCCTGTTGCTGCCCATGTTCGGGCAGATTCGTGGCGCGTTGTTGGTCGGCGCGATCAATGCGATAGCAGGCCTAGTCTTGGTATTCACGGTCTTTCACGCCGATTTGCGAAAGTTGCTTAAGATCGGGCTGGGATTTGCCGCCATCACCGTGACCATTGTCTTGACGTTTGCCTACGTTCACACTGAGCGGTTCGAAGCGGCTGCTCGGCAGGCTCTGTACGCACACCCCATCGTTTACTCCGAACACACTGCATACCAGCAAATCGTCGTCACAGAATCCATATCCCCGTTTGGGGAGCGTGACCTTCGCTTGTTCCTCAATGGGGATCTGCAATTCTCCTCGGTTGACGAGTATCGCTATCACGAAGCGCTGGTTCATCCCGCTATGGATGGCCCAAGAGACCACGTGCTCGTCCTGGGAGGTGGGGACGGCCTCGGAGTACGGGAAGTCTTGCGGTATGAGGACGTGGAATCGGTGACCGTGGTCGATTTGGATCCGGCTGTCACGGCACTGGCCAGTACCTTTGCGCCCCTAGTGGCGTTGAATGAGGATTCTCTGAGTGATCCGCGGGTCACGGTGATCAATGAGGACGCCTTCAACTGGTTGCGCGATAACCCGCAGCGGTTCGATGTCATCATTGCCGATCTGCCTGATCCTGACCAAACTTCCACCGCGAAGTTGTACTCAGTGGAGTTTTACGGGCTCGCCCGGCAACTGTTGGAACCCGAGGGGCGCATTAGCATCCAATCGGGCAGCCCATACTTCGCCCCGGACTCGTTTTGGACGATTCACGCTACGGTCGTGGAGGCTGACTTTGCTCCGAAACCGTACTGGGTGTCAGTACCGTCGTTTGGTGACTGGGGATTCCTGCTTGCAAATCTGAGCGGAGAGGCACCAGAGCTGTCTTTGGATGAAACGTCGCTTCGTGACCCGCTGCAATCATTGACCGCCCAGAGTTTGCATGCTGCGGCCGTATTTCCTCCAGACCGTGATTTTCGTGAACGTGAGCCGTCAACGCTTATGAATCCGCATATTCTTCAGCACGCCCAACGTGAGTGGCGCTCCTATTAG
- a CDS encoding LPXTG cell wall anchor domain-containing protein → MPVCPDTPQEWKDWKHYWGEDWKKKYDKKCDESPKDPKDPKEPKDPKDPKDPKDPKDPKDPKDPKDPKEPKEPKEPKVPDQVRHEHPVDTGAAVTGVGSGGLPVTGTSMSNALLLAILAAGTGAALLFAAYRRPEANEG, encoded by the coding sequence ATGCCCGTGTGTCCCGATACTCCGCAGGAGTGGAAGGACTGGAAGCACTACTGGGGCGAAGATTGGAAGAAGAAGTACGACAAGAAGTGCGACGAGTCCCCAAAGGACCCGAAGGACCCTAAGGAACCCAAGGATCCTAAGGATCCCAAGGACCCGAAGGACCCGAAGGACCCGAAGGACCCGAAGGATCCCAAGGACCCGAAGGAACCTAAGGAGCCCAAGGAACCCAAAGTTCCTGACCAGGTCCGCCATGAACACCCGGTCGATACGGGTGCCGCGGTGACGGGCGTCGGAAGTGGGGGACTCCCGGTGACTGGTACCAGTATGAGCAACGCCTTGCTTTTGGCGATTCTGGCAGCAGGTACCGGTGCGGCACTGCTCTTTGCCGCTTATCGTCGTCCTGAAGCGAACGAAGGTTAG
- a CDS encoding DUF4178 domain-containing protein, with amino-acid sequence MLLFTIVLVAVGILALFLYVQHKAKQKREADAAHYGGPVDPFADTDENALRGDPRRLTAGDIVDAYGKSLVVRGSLRLSEGDYTWDEHFLDTGAEVRRWLSVEVDPDIEMVLWEEIKGHDLTPGATTIEHDGVTYRSVESGTAKYRGEATTGLPATGTVDYHDYTAENGEKLAFERFGAAGKWEASTGLRLDRNQVVIYHQSGSS; translated from the coding sequence TTGTTGCTCTTCACCATCGTGCTCGTCGCCGTCGGTATTCTCGCGCTCTTTCTCTATGTGCAGCACAAGGCCAAGCAGAAACGTGAAGCCGATGCCGCCCACTACGGTGGGCCAGTGGACCCCTTCGCCGACACCGACGAAAACGCGTTGCGCGGTGACCCTCGCCGGCTTACCGCTGGCGATATCGTCGACGCCTATGGCAAGAGCTTGGTGGTGCGGGGCAGCCTACGTTTGTCCGAAGGTGACTACACGTGGGATGAGCACTTTCTCGACACTGGGGCCGAGGTCAGGCGATGGCTTTCCGTCGAGGTTGACCCGGATATTGAAATGGTCCTGTGGGAGGAGATCAAGGGACACGACCTCACTCCTGGGGCCACGACGATCGAGCATGATGGTGTGACTTATCGATCGGTCGAGTCCGGCACAGCCAAGTATCGCGGTGAGGCCACCACCGGCCTCCCCGCGACCGGGACAGTCGACTATCACGATTACACGGCCGAAAATGGAGAGAAACTCGCCTTTGAGCGTTTCGGTGCCGCGGGTAAGTGGGAGGCTTCGACCGGGCTGAGGCTTGATCGCAACCAGGTCGTCATCTATCACCAGAGTGGTTCGTCGTGA
- a CDS encoding FAD-binding dehydrogenase, translating into MQTDVIVVGTGLAGLVATTELVRAGKTVTLVEQEPENSLGGQAFWSFGGLFLVDSPEQRRMGIRDSTALAWQDWQGSAGFDRDVDAWPRRWAEGYVDFAAGEKRAWLRSLGVRFFPVVGWAERGGYLASGHGNSVPRFHIVWGTGPTLVEAFAAQVRDAAASGQVKLAFRHQVDELVLSGPAVTGVRGSILERSKVSRGVPSSRVVVGEFDFSAESVVVASGGMGGNVDLVRRNWPKRLGSAPKHMLSGVPAHVDGRMLHIAQAAGGQLINSDRMWHYTEGITNWDPIWPQHGIRILPGPSSLWLDARGRRLPAPLFPGFDTLGTLEYIMHTGFEHTWFVLTQKILEREFALSGSEQNPDLTGKSLRQLLKRLGPGAPAPVAAFTDHGADFVVAEELDDLVRQMNSLTAEPLLEANAVRQTLEARDREVANVFGKDLQIMAMRQARRYRGDKYVRVAKPHRLLDPKAGPLIGVKLNILTRKTLGGLHTNLHGQVLDAQGNIVPGLYAAGEVAGFGGGGMHGYRSLEGTFLGGCLYSGRRVGQAIAQIL; encoded by the coding sequence GTGCAAACAGACGTCATCGTCGTTGGAACTGGGCTAGCAGGCCTCGTGGCCACGACCGAACTTGTGCGGGCGGGCAAAACCGTGACCCTGGTTGAGCAAGAACCGGAAAACTCACTCGGTGGTCAAGCATTCTGGTCCTTTGGAGGCCTTTTCCTAGTCGATTCTCCCGAACAACGACGCATGGGCATCCGGGACAGCACGGCGCTGGCATGGCAGGACTGGCAGGGAAGCGCCGGATTTGACCGTGATGTCGACGCCTGGCCCCGTCGGTGGGCAGAAGGATATGTGGATTTCGCCGCAGGCGAAAAGCGAGCCTGGTTGCGGTCACTAGGCGTCCGATTCTTCCCCGTCGTCGGTTGGGCCGAACGGGGCGGATACCTAGCGAGCGGACACGGCAACTCCGTGCCCCGCTTCCATATCGTCTGGGGGACAGGACCTACTCTCGTCGAAGCGTTCGCCGCGCAAGTGCGTGACGCGGCTGCCTCAGGTCAGGTCAAGCTCGCCTTTCGACACCAAGTCGACGAGCTGGTTCTCTCGGGACCAGCCGTCACAGGGGTCCGGGGCAGCATCCTGGAACGATCGAAAGTGTCCAGAGGAGTTCCCTCGTCCCGGGTGGTGGTCGGGGAGTTCGACTTCAGCGCCGAGTCAGTAGTGGTTGCCTCTGGGGGAATGGGAGGAAATGTCGACCTCGTTCGCCGCAACTGGCCCAAACGGCTAGGCTCCGCCCCCAAACACATGCTCTCAGGCGTGCCAGCGCACGTCGATGGACGAATGCTCCACATTGCGCAAGCAGCGGGCGGGCAGTTGATCAATAGCGACCGGATGTGGCACTACACCGAAGGGATCACAAACTGGGACCCGATTTGGCCCCAGCATGGCATCCGCATCCTTCCCGGCCCTTCATCATTGTGGTTGGACGCGAGGGGGAGACGTCTACCCGCGCCACTGTTCCCGGGCTTCGACACACTAGGGACGCTTGAATACATCATGCACACCGGATTCGAGCACACGTGGTTTGTTCTCACCCAAAAGATCCTAGAGAGGGAATTTGCCCTCTCCGGCTCCGAACAGAACCCTGACCTGACCGGCAAGAGCCTCCGACAATTGCTGAAACGGCTTGGTCCGGGGGCCCCGGCTCCGGTTGCGGCATTCACAGATCACGGAGCCGACTTTGTGGTGGCCGAGGAGCTTGATGATCTGGTGCGGCAGATGAACAGCCTGACAGCAGAACCGCTCCTAGAGGCGAACGCGGTTCGACAAACCCTCGAGGCACGAGACCGAGAAGTGGCCAACGTGTTTGGGAAAGATCTGCAAATAATGGCGATGCGCCAAGCTCGACGCTACCGCGGTGATAAATACGTGCGGGTGGCGAAGCCACACCGACTACTTGACCCGAAAGCAGGCCCTTTGATCGGCGTCAAACTCAACATTCTCACCCGAAAGACCCTCGGCGGCCTGCACACCAATCTCCACGGCCAAGTCCTCGACGCGCAGGGAAACATCGTGCCGGGGCTCTACGCGGCCGGGGAAGTGGCCGGATTCGGAGGTGGAGGCATGCACGGCTATCGGTCACTTGAGGGAACGTTCTTGGGCGGATGCCTGTATTCGGGGCGTCGAGTGGGCCAAGCGATCGCGCAAATTCTGTGA